Genomic window (Streptomyces sp. TG1A-60):
CCCGCACCCGGCACGGTGAATCCGGTGACCTGGTGTTCGGCCGGCCAGGTTCCGGTGAACAAGGTCGCGAGGGAGGGCGGCGTCTGGCAGTTGGGGCGCGCGGGGCGTGCCGCGCCGAAGACACCGCGCTCCCGGATGCGTGTGACGGCGGGCAGCGCGCCCTCACGTTCCAGTCGGTCCACGACCCAGTGCGCCCCGGCGTCCCAGACCACCCAGTACACGGTCACGCGACGCCCCACTCCCGGACGAGCCGCGGCAGTCCCGCCACGGAGTCCAGCTCGTGGGTGGCCTGCCCGGTCAGACCTTCCGCCCGCTGGTCCTCGTACTTGCCCGTCCGCACCTGGACGGTCGGGCACCCGGCGGCGCGGCCGCCCGTGATGTCCGTCGTGGCGTCGTCACCGACGACCACGCACGCGGCGGCCGGCACACCGAGGGACGCGGCCGCGAGTTCGAAGAAGTCGGTGGCCGGCTTCCCCAGCACCCTCGCCTCCGTTCCGGAGGCGTACGTGACCGCCGCGACCACCGCGCCGGTGTCCAGGTGGTCCCCGTCGGGCCGCTTGAAGTAGCGGCCCGTCTGCAGGGCGAGCAGCTGTGCCCCGTCCCGTACGGCCCTGAACGCCCCGTCGAGCGAGGCGTAGTCCAGGGTGTCCCGGCAGTCGCCGATCAGCACATGGCTGTACGGGGGTTCGCCGGTCAGGGTCGGCAGCACCTCGCGCAGTTCACGCGAGACCAGCGGGTAGGTGCGGGCGCCCGCGGCGGTCAGCAGCCGTGCGGCCGCCACCACCGGTGTGAACAGTTCCTCCGCCGCCACCGTGAGCCCGTACCCGGCCAGTTCCGCCTGGATCCGCTCGGCGGGCTTGGAGTCGGTGTTGGTCAGGAAGCGCAGTCCCACCCCAAGCTCACGCAGGGCGTCCACCGCCTCCGCCGCGCCGTCGACCACGGCGCCCCGGGCGTACAGGGTTCCCTCCAGGTCGAGCAGGACCGCTCGCACCGCAGCGTCCGTCATCAGCCGACCTCTCGCGCCAGCTCGGGGCGGGCCGCGACGGCGTCCTTGAGGAAGGTGCGCTTGGAGTAGAAACCGCGCTGGTCGTTGAGGCCGCGCGCCCGCAGGAACGCCTCCAGCCAGACAGCGATCTCGTCCATCTCGGCCAGCACCGCGGCCGGGTCGGGCTCGACGGTGACCCGACTGCGCAGGTACTCCAGCTCGCACTGGTTGAGCGTCACCTCGCGGGCCTCGACCAGGCTGCAGTGGTCGAAGAAGACACCGTAGACGTGCCCGGTGCGCACCGACTCGAAGTTGACGTCGTAGCGGACCCGGCGGAAGGACGGCAGGCGGACGGCCTCGACCTTCAGCTCCTGGAGGATGTGGCGCTCGAAGCCGCCGTCGTCTGCCAGGTCGAGCCCGTACGTGTGGCTCTCCCTGCGGTCGAAGGTGTCCTCGGCATACCACTTCCGCTTGAGCAGGTGCTTGCCGTCGGTGGTGGGGATGAAGGAGGCGTAGCCGAGTTCCGCCTCGGTGGGGCCGGTGACCTCGAAGAGGTGGTTGAGGTAGTCCCAGGCCTGGAACTCGTCACGGTATTCCATGATGTAGTCCGGGAGTTCGGCGTTCAGCAGGCTCTGGTACAGCTCGACCGTCAGCGTCCAGACGTCCACCGGCGCAGTCAGCGTGTACTTGTACTCGAGTTCCTTCCCGCTGAAGCACTTGCGGTAGTAACGCTGGTGGTTGTTGAGGAAGAGGAAGCTCTCCGCGTGCAGCCGGACCGCGTCCGGCAGCCACCCCAGCGCCTCGACGCCGGCCGTGGCCACGGCCGTCGGTGTGACGCGGATGAAGCAGGCGTCCTCGTCCAGGAAGCGGATCTGGCTGTGCACATGGGCCCGGTCACCGTCCGCGGTGACGTAGAACAGCGGCACGACCGGCCCGGCGGGCAGACCGGTGACCTCGGTCACCGCCTCGCGCAGGGCGTGGCCCACCAGCATGCCGGGGAAGAGCTCGTCGCCGCGTGCCTTCGCCGTGTGGTGACGGGTCCCGTCGACGGTACGGACCGACAGCTCCAGTGGCCCGAGACGGTCCCAGCGCAGGACGACCGTGTTGCTCGGGAAGTGCTGTTCCACCGGGGCGCCGAGTTCCACGAGGACCACGGGGTCGGTGCCCGCGAGCGGGGCCGTGCCGTTGAGGAGGTGCAGCCCGCCCAGGACCAGCCAGGACCGCCGCACGGCCGGAGCGGTCGCGCACGCGGTGGGTGTGGTGGTGTCGCTCACGGCCGTTCTCCCTTGTGGCTGGTCGTCGCGACAGCGCCGTCGCTGATCACCGCCTCGGCCCCTGAGATCCCGGCGGCGGTCACTGCGGGGATCCCGGCCTCGCGCAGCAGGATCGCCAGGTGCCCCAGCGCGGAGCCCTGGTCGAAGACGAATCCGGCGACGTGGTCGAGGAGGACGGAGAGCACCGCGTACGGCCGCGCGGCGCTGATCACGGGCTTCTCGTCGTACGACGTGACCAGATCGAGGATCCGGGCGAGGCCTTCGTGCTCGGTGACGTCCTGGGACTTGTCGATGCTCACGGCCGGGCCGATGGAGAGGCGGCGCAGGGTCGCGTCGTCGTCCAGGCGCAGGAGCGGCCCCCGGGCCGTGCCGGGTGAGATGCAGACCTCTCCCAGCGCGACCGAGACGGTGTCGTCGCCGCCGAGCACCGAGTAGTCGACGAAGTACAGCGTGCCGCGGTCGAAGACCCATTCGAGGGTCACCGGCCCGTGCCTGGCGTGCATGACCGCCGTGAAGCGGGCCAGTTCGTCGAGGTGAGGGCGCAGAACTTCCCCGCCGGCGGGGCAGGTCACGTTCGCCGTGTCGTCGAATCCCGCCGCCACGTCCGTGACGATGACGGCCTCACCGCCCGCGGTGCCGCGGTTCAGGGCCATCAAGCCCTCGTCGGTGTACTCGACGATGAGTCCGCTCTCGCCCGCCTCGCGGGAGATCACGCCGAGCTCGCCGCGTATGAAGTCGCGCACGATCACCGTGTGCAGGCTCGTGCCGTCCGCGCTCGCTCCGGTGGTGACGGCGAGCTGGCGCGGCACCTCCTCCTTGGGCACCACGATCTGGCGCAGGGTGTCGCCGAAGTCCAGTACGCACTCGTCGGTGCCGCCCGAGAGCGTGCCGCGCAGGGCGGATCCGCCGTCGGCGCCGTGCAGGCCCAGGCCGTTGAAGCGGATGACCCACCCCGCCCCGGTGGACACTCCGTGTTCGTGGGCCAGCCGGTGCGCGGGTCCGCGCTTGGCGGCGTAGCCGCTGTGGACGGCGGCCACCGCACCGAGGCCGAAGCCGGCGGGGAGCTCGTCGACGTACAGCCGGTGCGCCTCGACGACCGGTTCGACGGAGCCGTGGGACTCGCGGGACGCGGTGAGCGGGCGTACCTGGACGAGGTGGACGCCGTCGGCGTCGGCCGCCCACTCGATGTCCACGTCCTGCTCGCGGCTCTCGCGCAGGCGCCGGGCCAGGCCCACGACGTCAAGGAGGACCTCGTGTTCGGCTGCACCGCGCTGGGCCGGTCCTTCGGCCAGCTCGGCCGAGTCGGTGCGTCGCGGCACGGCGACA
Coding sequences:
- a CDS encoding PEP/pyruvate-binding domain-containing protein; the protein is MILTGAEIERERTNGRITIEPFTPEQVNPNSYNFRLGKTLRTYQGMPLDARRTNDFEEIEIPDDGYVLEPGRLYLAHTIEVLGSEHYAPTFAARSSVARLGIFINLSASLGDIGYTGQWTLQLYTMNRVRVYPGINIGQMMWWRPQGEIVLYDGKYQGSVGPRSSDIHIDFDKQFARQRFPGLGASFDASEVGPKFSQLAASSHDFRVPPAFCVPAGEFTDALTAEQNAALADAFGDLKATVGAFFTDSVAKIQKIGAEIRVPAQVRKLLAARVHEMFPRSADTETELAVRSSGLDEDTEGSSLAGIHQSVLGVSGVDAVIEAVEQCWRSYYEAPAVAARIRAGHFSPAPRLAVIVQKLVHPSFAGVAFTGLDGDGDRVSVEYVEGLADELVAGVAVPRRTDSAELAEGPAQRGAAEHEVLLDVVGLARRLRESREQDVDIEWAADADGVHLVQVRPLTASRESHGSVEPVVEAHRLYVDELPAGFGLGAVAAVHSGYAAKRGPAHRLAHEHGVSTGAGWVIRFNGLGLHGADGGSALRGTLSGGTDECVLDFGDTLRQIVVPKEEVPRQLAVTTGASADGTSLHTVIVRDFIRGELGVISREAGESGLIVEYTDEGLMALNRGTAGGEAVIVTDVAAGFDDTANVTCPAGGEVLRPHLDELARFTAVMHARHGPVTLEWVFDRGTLYFVDYSVLGGDDTVSVALGEVCISPGTARGPLLRLDDDATLRRLSIGPAVSIDKSQDVTEHEGLARILDLVTSYDEKPVISAARPYAVLSVLLDHVAGFVFDQGSALGHLAILLREAGIPAVTAAGISGAEAVISDGAVATTSHKGERP
- a CDS encoding HAD hydrolase-like protein, with translation MTDAAVRAVLLDLEGTLYARGAVVDGAAEAVDALRELGVGLRFLTNTDSKPAERIQAELAGYGLTVAAEELFTPVVAAARLLTAAGARTYPLVSRELREVLPTLTGEPPYSHVLIGDCRDTLDYASLDGAFRAVRDGAQLLALQTGRYFKRPDGDHLDTGAVVAAVTYASGTEARVLGKPATDFFELAAASLGVPAAACVVVGDDATTDITGGRAAGCPTVQVRTGKYEDQRAEGLTGQATHELDSVAGLPRLVREWGVA